One window from the genome of Bacillus weihaiensis encodes:
- a CDS encoding ATP-binding protein, which produces MSIFNLGENFHDKRSSFLERESERRRLTELYQLDLVETPEEESFDRITNLASRLFQAPIALFTLITDDKQWFKSCVGLTGELENVRSTDRSVAFCHHVVVERQPIVIEDTLLDDRFKHNRLVEEYGFRFYAGAPVMTKKGNVLGSLCLLDYEPRTFTSRDRQILIDLSQWIVTEIELRTDLVTRTNNERSIKTLYEVTSNKNLSFNEKLNLLLVVGSDRFQLTDGMVSEIELEQCKVIAAKNETGIVKNFSEVYRVEEYYTRQIVESLKPVHFRTSYSQSCEYEHLSEYLAAPIFLNETLYGSICFCTKGSIKRRISDSDIEFLQLIAQWIGNEIERIQAETSLQESQERFQQIANNINEAFWIYDFNEKKLVYKSPVWYEIVGKIGRECRNLDEWYQVIHPDDRDWVIETLRNLKTRAEFDYRLLYKNGQVHWIRNRIVPILNEKGEKFRFVGVAEDITEYKLNADLFRKSDKLAAVGQLAASIAHEVRNPLTSIKGFMQLGSYDTFNNPYHDLIISELNQIEEFVNEILILANSHIETVRERKKVIDLIEQSMYLVSDICEMQNISFLIHHREKDRSLWCNENQLKQVFHHIFTNAIEAMPNGGTIEIELGQENKEFFYVTIQDQGIGIEKERLARLGEPFYSNKEKGSGLGLMICYRIIENHKGQIHFTSELNKGTRVKLLLPLLD; this is translated from the coding sequence ATTTCAATTTTTAACTTAGGGGAAAATTTTCATGATAAAAGGTCCTCTTTTTTAGAAAGAGAGTCTGAACGAAGAAGATTAACTGAGCTATATCAATTAGATCTAGTAGAAACTCCTGAGGAAGAATCATTTGATCGTATTACTAATTTAGCAAGTAGACTTTTTCAAGCTCCAATTGCTCTTTTTACTTTAATAACGGACGATAAACAATGGTTTAAATCCTGTGTAGGTTTAACAGGTGAACTCGAAAATGTACGCTCTACAGATCGAAGTGTAGCTTTTTGCCACCATGTTGTCGTGGAGAGGCAGCCAATTGTTATAGAAGATACTCTTTTAGATGATCGATTTAAACACAATCGTTTGGTTGAGGAGTATGGATTCAGATTTTACGCAGGTGCTCCTGTTATGACTAAGAAAGGTAATGTGTTGGGTTCTCTTTGTCTTCTAGATTATGAACCACGGACATTTACTTCTCGTGATAGGCAAATACTTATTGATCTAAGTCAATGGATTGTGACGGAAATTGAATTAAGAACGGACTTGGTCACAAGAACTAATAATGAGCGGTCAATTAAAACTTTATATGAAGTAACAAGCAATAAAAATCTAAGCTTTAATGAAAAGCTAAACCTTCTTTTAGTTGTAGGTTCGGATCGATTCCAGCTTACGGATGGCATGGTGTCAGAAATTGAGCTTGAACAATGTAAGGTCATTGCCGCAAAAAATGAGACAGGCATCGTGAAAAACTTTTCTGAGGTATATCGTGTAGAAGAGTATTATACAAGGCAGATTGTAGAATCATTAAAGCCTGTCCATTTTCGCACTAGCTACTCTCAGTCATGTGAGTATGAACACCTTTCTGAGTATTTAGCTGCACCTATCTTTTTAAATGAAACATTATATGGGAGTATTTGCTTTTGTACAAAAGGTAGTATCAAAAGAAGAATAAGTGACTCTGATATTGAGTTTCTTCAGCTTATCGCGCAATGGATTGGAAATGAAATCGAACGGATACAAGCAGAGACAAGCTTACAGGAAAGTCAGGAACGCTTCCAGCAAATTGCGAATAATATTAATGAAGCTTTTTGGATCTATGATTTTAACGAAAAGAAGCTTGTGTATAAGAGCCCCGTCTGGTATGAAATTGTAGGGAAAATAGGAAGAGAATGTCGTAACTTGGATGAATGGTATCAAGTCATTCACCCTGATGATAGGGATTGGGTCATTGAAACGTTACGTAACCTCAAGACACGTGCTGAATTTGATTATCGCTTACTATACAAGAATGGACAAGTTCACTGGATACGCAATCGTATTGTTCCTATATTAAACGAAAAGGGAGAGAAATTCCGATTTGTTGGTGTAGCAGAGGATATAACAGAGTATAAATTAAATGCTGATCTATTCCGAAAATCAGATAAGCTCGCTGCAGTAGGGCAATTAGCAGCAAGCATTGCACATGAAGTGAGAAACCCATTAACAAGCATTAAGGGATTTATGCAGCTCGGGTCTTATGATACCTTCAATAATCCTTATCATGATTTAATAATTTCTGAGTTAAATCAAATCGAAGAATTTGTAAACGAAATACTTATCTTAGCCAATAGTCATATTGAAACAGTAAGAGAAAGGAAGAAGGTTATAGATCTTATTGAGCAATCGATGTATTTAGTAAGTGATATTTGTGAAATGCAAAATATCTCATTTTTGATTCACCATAGAGAAAAGGACCGTTCACTATGGTGTAATGAAAACCAACTAAAACAAGTTTTTCACCATATCTTTACAAACGCTATAGAAGCAATGCCGAATGGTGGAACCATTGAAATTGAGTTAGGTCAAGAAAATAAAGAGTTTTTTTATGTAACGATTCAAGATCAGGGAATTGGCATAGAAAAGGAAAGGTTAGCAAGACTTGGTGAACCCTTTTATTCGAATAAAGAAAAGGGTAGTGGTTTAGGACTTATGATATGCTATCGCATTATTGAAAATCATAAAGGGCAGATTCATTTTACTTCTGAATTAAATAAAGGTACTAGGGTGAAACTATTACTCCCTCTATTAGATTAA
- a CDS encoding siderophore ABC transporter substrate-binding protein codes for MKKFLSILLVALFAFVLAACGAETTTSEESTTEEAAGETAEVEQKEITITHELGETTLMTNPEKVVAFDFGVLDSLDSLGVEVAAVPKNLIPDYLSTYNGEEYENVGSLKEIDYETLSEVAPDVIFISGRQADFYEELTEIAPTIYLGVDTTRYMESFEENMMTLGEIFTKQDEVETKLAEIKETMADVKEAAKDKNALVVLLNEGSLSAYGPGSRYGIIHDVMGVPAVDENIEASTHGQSVTFEYIVEKDPDYLFVIDRTAAIGGETSAEEALENELIKGTKAYQNEQIVYLDAAVWYLSGGGLESVDFMINEVATGLE; via the coding sequence GTGAAGAAGTTTTTATCTATTTTACTAGTAGCCCTTTTCGCTTTTGTTTTAGCAGCATGTGGTGCTGAGACGACAACAAGTGAGGAATCTACAACAGAAGAAGCAGCAGGTGAGACGGCTGAGGTAGAGCAGAAAGAAATAACAATTACTCATGAGCTTGGTGAAACAACGTTAATGACAAACCCTGAAAAAGTTGTAGCATTTGATTTTGGAGTTCTTGATTCATTAGATTCATTAGGTGTAGAAGTAGCAGCTGTTCCAAAAAACCTTATTCCAGACTATCTTTCTACATATAATGGGGAAGAATATGAAAATGTAGGAAGCTTGAAGGAAATTGATTACGAGACATTAAGTGAAGTAGCTCCAGATGTTATTTTCATTTCTGGTAGACAAGCAGATTTTTATGAAGAGCTTACAGAAATTGCCCCAACGATTTATTTAGGGGTGGATACGACTAGGTACATGGAATCGTTTGAAGAGAACATGATGACACTTGGTGAAATTTTCACAAAACAAGATGAAGTAGAAACAAAGCTTGCAGAAATTAAGGAAACAATGGCAGATGTGAAAGAAGCTGCTAAAGATAAAAATGCTCTTGTTGTCCTATTAAATGAAGGTTCTCTAAGTGCGTATGGACCTGGTTCTCGCTATGGAATTATCCATGACGTAATGGGCGTACCTGCAGTAGACGAAAACATTGAAGCTTCTACACATGGGCAAAGTGTTACATTTGAGTACATAGTAGAGAAGGATCCTGACTATTTATTCGTCATTGACCGCACGGCTGCAATTGGTGGAGAAACATCAGCAGAGGAAGCACTAGAGAACGAATTAATTAAAGGAACAAAAGCGTATCAAAATGAGCAAATTGTTTATTTAGATGCAGCTGTTTGGTATTTATCAGGCGGAGGATTAGAATCAGTTGACTTTATGATTAATGAAGTTGCTACTGGACTAGAATAA
- a CDS encoding ABC transporter ATP-binding protein, with amino-acid sequence MVEVKSTSKKYGQKLVVNDVSLQIAKGKITSFIGPNGAGKSTLLSGISRLISMDKGEIFIGDQNIQHAKTNELAKQISILKQTNSINIRLTIRELVAFGRFPYSQGRLTGEDWQAVDEAITYMGLEEIQHEFLDHLSGGQRQRAYIAMIIAQNTKYVLLDEPLNNLDMKHSVQIMKNLRKLVDELGKTVIIVLHDINFASCYSDYIVGLKNGQVVRSGTKDEIMTSASLKEIYDMDIPVQVINNQKICVYFS; translated from the coding sequence ATGGTAGAAGTTAAGAGTACATCAAAAAAATATGGTCAGAAGCTTGTAGTAAATGATGTGTCACTCCAAATTGCAAAGGGAAAAATCACCTCCTTTATTGGTCCTAATGGTGCTGGTAAGAGTACTCTTTTATCAGGCATAAGTCGATTGATTTCAATGGATAAGGGTGAAATTTTCATTGGAGATCAAAACATCCAACATGCAAAAACGAATGAGCTTGCAAAGCAAATTTCCATCCTAAAGCAAACAAACTCAATCAATATTCGCTTAACGATAAGAGAGCTTGTTGCATTTGGGCGCTTTCCTTATTCACAAGGACGTTTAACAGGGGAAGATTGGCAGGCTGTCGATGAAGCGATCACTTATATGGGATTAGAAGAAATTCAACATGAATTTCTTGACCATTTAAGTGGAGGGCAGAGACAACGGGCATACATCGCCATGATTATTGCTCAAAACACAAAATATGTTCTGTTGGATGAACCATTAAACAACCTAGATATGAAGCACTCTGTGCAAATCATGAAGAATTTAAGAAAATTAGTTGATGAGTTAGGGAAAACAGTGATTATCGTTTTGCATGATATTAATTTTGCCTCATGCTACTCAGATTACATCGTTGGGTTAAAGAATGGTCAAGTCGTTCGTAGTGGAACGAAAGACGAGATTATGACCTCTGCGTCTCTTAAAGAAATCTATGATATGGATATACCTGTTCAGGTCATCAATAATCAAAAAATCTGTGTATATTTTTCCTAA